A single window of Salvia splendens isolate huo1 chromosome 8, SspV2, whole genome shotgun sequence DNA harbors:
- the LOC121743075 gene encoding bZIP transcription factor 53-like, producing MASKQQPQPTSPGSDGDERKRKRKLSNRESARRSRIRKQQHLDELIAQEQKLVDENKKLREMTDGTSQLFLNRESDNNVLRAQLAELTDRLHSLNSVLQIASEVSGFAVDIPDIPDTLLEPWQLPCPVQPIPASVDMFQY from the coding sequence TTCCGATGGCGACGAGAGGAAAAGGAAGAGAAAGCTGTCTAACCGTGAATCTGCACGACGCTCGCGGATCAGGAAGCAGCAGCATCTTGACGAGCTGATCGCTCAAGAGCAGAAGCTGGTAGATGAAAACAAGAAGCTAAGAGAGATGACCGATGGCACCTCCCAGCTTTTCCTCAACAGGGAATCTGATAACAACGTGCTGAGGGCTCAGTTGGCCGAGCTGACTGATCGCCTCCACTCACTGAACTCCGTGCTTCAAATTGCTTCAGAGGTGAGTGGCTTTGCCGTTGACATTCCGGACATCCCTGATACTCTGCTCGAGCCGTGGCAGCTGCCCTGCCCTGTCCAGCCCATCCCTGCCTCTGTCGACATGTTCCAGTACTGA
- the LOC121743076 gene encoding calvin cycle protein CP12-2, chloroplastic-like — protein sequence MAAVAGVNMVAMTVFARASEPSPKSVSFSQVSSPWRRSAGVPLRRMCVAAAPDKLTGKVEESIKAAEEACAGDAVSGECAAAWDEVEELSAAASHARDKQKDSDPLETYCKDNPETNECRTYDN from the coding sequence ATGGCAGCCGTAGCCGGAGTGAACATGGTAGCCATGACAGTCTTCGCTAGGGCGTCGGAGCCATCGCCGAAATCTGTGAGCTTCTCGCAGGTGAGCAGCCCATGGAGGCGGAGCGCTGGTGTGCCGTTGAGGAGGATGTGCGTGGCAGCGGCGCCGGACAAGCTGACGGGCAAGGTGGAGGAGAGCATCAAGGCTGCAGAGGAGGCGTGTGCGGGCGACGCGGTGAGCGGGGAGTGCGCGGCAGCGTGGGACGAGGTGGAGGAGCTGAGTGCGGCTGCAAGCCACGCCCGAGACAAGCAGAAGGACTCCGACCCCTTGGAGACTTACTGCAAGGACAACCCCGAGACCAACGAGTGCCGTACTTACGATAATTGA